One segment of Salvia splendens isolate huo1 chromosome 20, SspV2, whole genome shotgun sequence DNA contains the following:
- the LOC121781482 gene encoding bromodomain adjacent to zinc finger domain protein 2B-like, giving the protein MLLFGALIAGKAPEDISERDICISILRDQGLLDKVWVRRDGASNENTNNYCLKSCKVCEQVDSSKNMLICDNCDDAFHTACYNPRIKVLPVSEWICSSCLKKKHKILKDKSTSSNLANTSTETGRNRHSESELELGSLEFMVRDTEPYMSNVRVGNEFQADVPDWCGLIDEFHEL; this is encoded by the exons ATGCTCCTCTTTGGTGCATTGATTGCTGGGAAGGCACCAGAAGATATTTCAGAAAGAGATATTTGCATTTCAATTCTTAGAGATCAGGGACTACTTGATAAAGTTTGGGTTAGACGAGATGGGGCTTCTAATGAAAATACTAACAACTACTGTTTGAAGTCTTGCAAAGTATGTGAGCAGGTGGACAGTTCAAAAAACATGCTAATATGCGATAATTGTGATGATGCATTTCATACTGCTTGCTATAATCCCCGTATAAAAGTATTGCCAGTTAGTGAGTGGATTTGTAGCTCCTGTCTGAAAAAAAAGCACAAAATATTGAAAGATAAATCTACAAGCAGCAATTTGGCAAACACAAGTACTGAAACTGGCAGAAATCGGCATTCAGAATCAGAATTGGAACTGGGGTCCTTGGAGTTCATGGTTAGAGATACTGAACCGTATATGTCCAATGTGCGAGTTGGCAATGAATTTCAAGCAGATGTTCCTGATTGGTGTGGCCTCATTGATGA GTTCCACGAGTTGTAA